A stretch of DNA from Desulfosarcina ovata subsp. ovata:
TTTTCCGATTTCAAAAATCGAGTCCCTGTCCAATACCAGGCGCAGCAGTTCGCGAATGTTATAGGGTTTGCGTTTGTTTCGGGGAATGATTGACCGCAGATCCGGTTCCCGGCGGTTGGGAACATCATACCGATCCCCATGGCGAGCGGGCATTTCCCATACGTTGGAAGGGAGATAGGACAGAAACCGTTTCACCTGATTCAGGGCGTCTCGCTCGTCGACCGCATCGTTGTCCACCACGCCGGTCTGGCGTGTGTGCAGCAGGTACCCGCCCAACTCCTCTTTGGTGAGATCTTCTCCAAAGGCGGATTTGACCAAAGGCGGGCCGCCTACGAAAACATGGCACATATTTCTGACCATCACCGAGAAATGGCTTTGTACCATGTAAAGGGCTCCCAGCCCCGCCACGGAGCCGAACCCGGCGGACACCACCGGAACTTCGGACATCACCTCCACCCGGTCCTGCGCACACTCGTCGCCGGAACTGGGGAGCTCGGTGTAGCCGATCTCGAGGATTTCTTTGATCGACCCGCCGGCACCTTCCACCAGGCGCACCATGGGCAGTTTCAGGGAGCGGGCCATCTTAACGAAATAGGCGCCCTTGCTTTTATACATCCGGCCCACCGATGCCCCTTTGACGGTAAAGTCATCCCCATGAACGGCAACCCTGCGCCCATCGATTTTCGCGACACCCATGACAAACGGGCAGGGCACCAGGCTTTTGAGTGCATGCGGGTCGTGGTTGTCGTAGGTGGGCACACCGGCCAGAAGCCCCCTTTCCAGAAAGGTCTCCTGGTCGCAGAGGATGTCAATGCGCTCTCGTACAGTCATTTTCCCGTGTGCGTGCTGTTTGGCGATATTTTTTTCGCCTCCCAGTCCATGGGCGAGTTGTTTTCTCTTGGCCAGTTCATCAAGCTCTTTGCGCCACATGTTGTTTGCCTCTTTCTTGGTGTTTTCCGTTCAGAATCCGGTATCAATATACTGATATTGAGCAAATGTCTATAAAAGGGAGGCGGTCAACACCAAAAAATAGAACCGGTAAGCAGATCATTGACGTACAGCAGCGCCAAATGGTGTTGAGCCTGAAGGTGGCCGAAGCCCGGGCACCTATCAGGCCATGCCCTCGGGCAAATCCTTTGGCCTGGTCAACGATTTCGAGCGCATTCTATTGATGATCGACGAGGCCCACCGTACCCAGGGATCGGATCTGGAGGATAACATCTTCGAGGCCTTCCCCATTATGATCGAGAACGCAGAGACGCAGAGAAAAATACCACAGGCAGAACGGATTTCCGTTCTGCCTGTGAAAAAAACTACCCAATGGGTGCGAGATTGATTAGGCGATTTCTGTCAAAGAATATACCCGCCTGCTTGTCTTTTCATCCGTCTTCTGCGTTGGGCTTTTCCACACATAGTCCCACTATGCGTAAAAAAGCCCGCCTTGAATACGAATGAATATCCTGCGCATCCTGGTATATTCTTTTCCGCCAATCGCCTTATTTCTTGAATTTTTTACGGCTGAGGCCGGCCAGACCGACCAGACCGGTGCCCAGCAATAGCATGGTTGCGGGTTCGGGAACTGGAGCAACACCACCTACTATGGCGACGTGAGATATGGCACCACCATCATCAGTATTCCAGAAATTTAAAAGTACGATGTCATCTTCTCCGTTCCAAGATGATATATCGAAAATATACCATGTTGGAGTATGGTTACCATCTTTGACGATAAGGTACAAAGGATACTCACTTATAGTATCACCACTCTCGTAACTTATTGTTGCATCATTAGGATCATTCGTACCATCCTCATAATCGGTATCGTAGGATGAGGCATATGTACCAGATTCGCCATCATCAAAATCATCCTTGTACAAAAGCGTTAAATCACCTTCATACCCAACTATTTCCTCTACATCATCTGCATCCGGGTTATTGGGATTGCTCCCAGTCCAATAATTAATGTCAGAAGATGTCAACGCATCTAGATTTTCTGCATCAATTGTGAGGGCCTCTGCATTGGGCGTTAAACCCGCAAATAATAACATGCAAAAAGATAAAAAAAATATTGGCTTAAATACTTTTACCATGATTTGTCTCCTTTTCTATTATAGACGCCATATTTGTTTTATAGTTATCAGCATCGTTTATGCCATGATTCGTTAAATATTTTATAATATATAATTACAGTATGTTATGAGATTTTTTTTTTAAAAAAATAAGACTGGGTATTACTTTTTTTACATAAAAAATATGGGGTTTTTTAAACAGTTGGGAAAAATGTAGAATATAAAGGGAGGTAGAAATCAGCTTAATGAAACCGGCCCGTCACCATCCGGGAGGTTTTATGGCGAATCATCGAAAACGTCGACAGCTGGTTCTGAGTCCTTCTTCTCTGCCGTTTTGTCGTCTCCGCTTTAAACATCTTCGCTTATGGAGTCGGATAAATCCTGGGACAATGCTTCTTGACCATCACCCTCTAACCCATCCTCCACACCTCACAACCGAGGCATAGTCAAACAAGATGAATTCGTAAAAGCAATCCCGGGCAAATGTCACCAAAACCGTTTTGGATTCAGGCGGTCACTGCTTAACTACCGTAAATGGTTTCGAGGCAGCATCAATCTAAACGCTTGATAGCTTAAAGAAAATACAATATAGAGATAGTGGCTGAACGAATACTCACGCCCACAATCTTCACGGACTCTTCTGAAAGGCAACGCATTTTTATGACTCATGCAGATTTGCGTGGTGAAAACTACCACGGCGGTAACTACGTTAACCTGTTGGTGGACCCGGAGCGGTCGGCTCTGCTCAAGAAGATTTCCACCGATTTGATCAGTATTACGTTGGATGATGGCCAGCTGTGCGATTTCGAATTGCTTACCACAGGCGCATTTTCACCATTGACCGGTTTTATGAACCGCAGCAATTACGAATCTGTTCTGGACCGAACCAAACTGCAGGATGGAACCATTTGGCCGGTGCCCATCTGCCTCGATATATCCGAGACGGTTGCCCGTCCACTCGAGGCCGGTCAGTCGATCGTTATTCGGGACCCGGAGGGATTCCTGCTCGCCATCATGCATGTGGAAGACATCTGGAAGCCGGACAAGGAAAAAGAGGCCAAACTGCTCTATGGGACCACGAATCGGGCCCACCCCGGTGTTGCCCACCTGTTGCGCAATACCGGTGAATTTTATGTGGGCGGTGCGCTGGAAGTGTTGAACCTGCCTCTGCATTTCGATTTCAAGCAGTTGCGCATGACGCCACCGGAGGTTCGCAGCCTTTATAAAAAACTGGGCTGGAACCGGATTGTCGGGTTTCACACGACAAATACGATTCACCGGCCCGAGTTCGAAATGGCCATCCGCGCCATGCAAAAAAGCCGGGCCAACCTGCTTCTGCTGCCAGGGGTGGGGATGTCCGGCCCGGGGGATTTTGACTATTACACCCGGGTGCGCTGCTACCGCCATGCCGTGGGCTATTTCCCGCCGGAATCGGCGATCATGAGCCTTTTGCCCATATTTACACGCCTGGCCGGACCTCGTGATGCTCTGCTGCAATGCATCGTGGGCAAAAACTATGGCTGCACCCACTTTATTATCGGACACCAGCATGCGGATCCGGGTGGACAAAATGGTGCCGGCCCATTTTATGACAGTGACGAAACCCAGTCGTTTGTTAAGAACCTGGCCGAATCCGTTGGCATCCGTGTGGTCCCGTTCAATGAGTTGGTATACCTGCCGTTTGAAGATGAATTTTCCCCCAAAGATGAAGTGACCGAAGGCGCGGAGAGCATTTCGCTGTCCAGCCTGGATATTCGCGATCGCATCCGCAGCGGCAGAAAAATACCCCGCTGGGCCACTTTCCCGGAGGTGGTCGGTGAACTGAAAAAGGCCTATCCGCCACCTGCAAAACAGGGTTTTGCGGTTTTTTTTACCGGTCTTTCCGGAGCCGGAAAGTCGACGATCGCCCGGGTGCTTTACGCCAAGATGCTGGAAATCGGAAAGCGTCCGGTGACCCTGTTAGATGGCGACATTGTCCGCCAGAACCTTTCCAACGAACTTTCCTTTTCCAAGGAGCACCGGGATATCAATGTCCGGCGCATCGGTTTTGTAGCTAGTGAAATCACCAAAAATCGGGGGGTTGCCATTTGTGCGCCCATTGCGCCCTATGCTGCCACGCGTGCCGAGATCCGCGCCAGTATCGAGGCGGTTGGCGGTTTTATCGAAGTCCATGTGGCGACGCCGCTGGACGTATGCGAAAAACGTGACCGAAAAGGGATGTACGCCAAAGCCAGGGCCGGTCTCATTAAAGGATACACCGGAATCGATGATCCCTATGAAATTCCTGAATCGCCGGAAGTCCGGATCGATACAAGCGGGAAGTCCCCGGACGAGGCGGCCCAGGAGATTTTAATTTATCTGGGGCAGAGACGGTTCATATGAATACGCAATAGGGGGTAGGATGAAGGTTGACTCTATACTCTATAAGGTATTTAGGCGATTGGCGAAAAAATGAATCCAAAAAAAAAGAGTGTTCTGGTTGTCGGCGGAGCAGGGTATATCGGTTCCCACATGGTGCGGCAATTGGTCGAGGCCAAGTGGAATGTGGTTATTCTGGACAACCTGTCCACAGGCAGCCGGCAGTTGGTTCATGGTGGCCAATTGGTTCAGGGACGGCTGGGAGATGTCGGTCTGCTGGACCAGCTTTTCAGCGACCATGACGTTGCCGCGGTCATGCATTTTGCGGCCTTCTCCCAGGTTGGCGAATCGGTCGATCAGCCGCTTAAATACTATCGCAACAACCTGGCCGAGACAATCAACCTGCTGGATGCCATGGTGCGCCACAGGGTTTTGCGTTTCATCTTTTCCTCGACGGCGGCGGTTTATGGCGAACCGGAAGCGATCCCCATTACAGAAAATCACCCACGCCAGCCAACCAATCCATACGGAAACACCAAACTGGCGGTGGAGCGCATGCTGGCCGACTGCGACGCTGCCTTTGGGTTGAAATATGCGGCGTTGCGTTATTTTAACGCCGCGGGCGCGGACCCGTCGGGCGAGATTGGTGAAATGCACGATCCCGAGACCCATCTGATTCCCATTGTGCTGAAAGCCGCTTCAGGTCATATAAACAATATACAGGTATTTGGTACGGACTACCCTACCACAGATGGTACCTGTATCCGGGATTATGTTCATGTCAACGATTTGGCCCAGGCTCATCTGCTGGCCCTGAACGCGTTGTTTGACGGTGGGGCGAGTGCGGTCTACAACCTGGGCAGCAGCAGCGGTTACTCCGTTAAAGAGGTGATCCGGATTGCCGAACGGGTCACCGGAAAAAAGATTCCGGTTGTCGAAGGACCCCGCCGCTTGGGAGATCCTGCCGTTCTGGTTGCCAGTTCAGAAAAAATTAAAAACAGGCTCGGTTGGGTGCCGGTTTATGACGATCTTGAAAAAATCATCCGGACTGCCTGGAACTGGCATTTGAAACAGATATCTTGAGCATTTTCCATTTTTCTCCGACTTCATCCTGCAATGTGACCATATAATAAGATTTCCGCTTAAAAAGGGGCTTAAATACAATATATGGTTTTTAAATAAAATTGGCATACCATGGGTGGTATTTTTAAGAGGCTTA
This window harbors:
- a CDS encoding PEP-CTERM sorting domain-containing protein; the protein is MVKVFKPIFFLSFCMLLFAGLTPNAEALTIDAENLDALTSSDINYWTGSNPNNPDADDVEEIVGYEGDLTLLYKDDFDDGESGTYASSYDTDYEDGTNDPNDATISYESGDTISEYPLYLIVKDGNHTPTWYIFDISSWNGEDDIVLLNFWNTDDGGAISHVAIVGGVAPVPEPATMLLLGTGLVGLAGLSRKKFKK
- the galE gene encoding UDP-glucose 4-epimerase GalE — its product is MNPKKKSVLVVGGAGYIGSHMVRQLVEAKWNVVILDNLSTGSRQLVHGGQLVQGRLGDVGLLDQLFSDHDVAAVMHFAAFSQVGESVDQPLKYYRNNLAETINLLDAMVRHRVLRFIFSSTAAVYGEPEAIPITENHPRQPTNPYGNTKLAVERMLADCDAAFGLKYAALRYFNAAGADPSGEIGEMHDPETHLIPIVLKAASGHINNIQVFGTDYPTTDGTCIRDYVHVNDLAQAHLLALNALFDGGASAVYNLGSSSGYSVKEVIRIAERVTGKKIPVVEGPRRLGDPAVLVASSEKIKNRLGWVPVYDDLEKIIRTAWNWHLKQIS
- a CDS encoding acyl-CoA carboxylase subunit beta; protein product: MWRKELDELAKRKQLAHGLGGEKNIAKQHAHGKMTVRERIDILCDQETFLERGLLAGVPTYDNHDPHALKSLVPCPFVMGVAKIDGRRVAVHGDDFTVKGASVGRMYKSKGAYFVKMARSLKLPMVRLVEGAGGSIKEILEIGYTELPSSGDECAQDRVEVMSEVPVVSAGFGSVAGLGALYMVQSHFSVMVRNMCHVFVGGPPLVKSAFGEDLTKEELGGYLLHTRQTGVVDNDAVDERDALNQVKRFLSYLPSNVWEMPARHGDRYDVPNRREPDLRSIIPRNKRKPYNIRELLRLVLDRDSIFEIGKYQGRSQITALARLNGYPVGVLANDPRFLGGSFNYDVAEKFQRFIDMCDTFHLPIVNFPDQPGFTIGSQSELQGTIRKGVRASFAMIQATIPMAVIYIRKCFGVAGGAQKSGLRLSWRYAWPSAVWGNIPVEGGVYAAHRREIEAADNPREYLEKLQDTYRAVASPFRTAEAFGIEDIIDPVETRPLLCEWVEMAYQIEKDNLGPKKRGMRC
- a CDS encoding bifunctional sulfate adenylyltransferase/adenylylsulfate kinase; its protein translation is MTHADLRGENYHGGNYVNLLVDPERSALLKKISTDLISITLDDGQLCDFELLTTGAFSPLTGFMNRSNYESVLDRTKLQDGTIWPVPICLDISETVARPLEAGQSIVIRDPEGFLLAIMHVEDIWKPDKEKEAKLLYGTTNRAHPGVAHLLRNTGEFYVGGALEVLNLPLHFDFKQLRMTPPEVRSLYKKLGWNRIVGFHTTNTIHRPEFEMAIRAMQKSRANLLLLPGVGMSGPGDFDYYTRVRCYRHAVGYFPPESAIMSLLPIFTRLAGPRDALLQCIVGKNYGCTHFIIGHQHADPGGQNGAGPFYDSDETQSFVKNLAESVGIRVVPFNELVYLPFEDEFSPKDEVTEGAESISLSSLDIRDRIRSGRKIPRWATFPEVVGELKKAYPPPAKQGFAVFFTGLSGAGKSTIARVLYAKMLEIGKRPVTLLDGDIVRQNLSNELSFSKEHRDINVRRIGFVASEITKNRGVAICAPIAPYAATRAEIRASIEAVGGFIEVHVATPLDVCEKRDRKGMYAKARAGLIKGYTGIDDPYEIPESPEVRIDTSGKSPDEAAQEILIYLGQRRFI